Genomic window (Bradyrhizobium sp. 186):
CATCACCGCAAATCGCGCGCTCGGGCTGTCGCGCCTGTTCGAAAGCCTCGGCATATGAGCTTCGATGCAATCATCACGGGACGCACCAGCGGCGGCCGGCTTTTGTTCACCGCTATCACGGCGCTGAGCCTAGCAATCATGTATGCGCCTGTTCTGTACCTGCTGCTTGCATCGCTGAATCCGGACGTGCAGCTTGGTCTCGTTCCGCCGAGCCGCTATAGCCTCAAATGGTATTTTGCGCTTCTCGACGATGGCCGCCTCGCCGGGGCTCTCAAGGAAAGCGTGCTGGTCGGGCTCGCAACAGCCGCACTGGCGACGCCGATCGGCCTCTCCGCTGCGCTCGCCTACCGGACGATGACGCGCCTGCGCGGCGTATTCCTCCTCGTCATTCTCTCGGCCATGTTCGTCCCGGGTACGATTGAGGGCCTCGGTCTGTCGGCGACTCTGAGAGTTGTCGGTCTCGCCCCATCTTGGGCCACCATCGCAATCGGACACCTTCTGTGGACGCTGCCGTTCGTCGCTGTGGTCTCGCTCATCGGCCTGTTGGCGGTGAGGCCCAGCACCATCGCGGCGGCCCGCGACCTCGGCGCCGGGCCGATACGGACCTTCGTCGACATAACCCTGCCGCTTATGCGCACCAATCTCATCTCAAGCTTCGTATTTGCATTTCTCCTTTCACTGAACGAGCAGGCGCGCGCCTACTACCTGGCCGGTCGCCAGAACACGCTTCCGCTTTATATGTTCGGCGCGATGAATTCGGGTGCCTCGCCGACCATCTACGCATTTTCAGGCGCGATCATCGTCATCTCGGTCGCAGTCGTCGTCCTGGTCTTTGCCGGCCTAGTCCGAAGTTTGCGCTTGGTTTGACCTGAAAGACGAATCCTTTCGGGCGGATGGGCGGAGAGTAGTTTGCAGTTTGTATCCATGTAACGGGGATTCCCAAATCAGTCGAGATGTGATTCGATTTGGGAATGTTCATCGAGACGATTCCCAATCGAGGCTCGCCGCCTGCGGTGCTGTTGCGGGAGGCGTATCGCGACGAGCATGGCCGCGCGCAGAAGCGGACCTTGGCCAATCTGAGCAAGCTGCCGGTGGATTTGATTGGCGGACTGAAGGCTCTGCTCAAGGGCGGCACGGTGATTGGCACCGGACCGGACGAGATTCAAATCGAGCGCTCACTGCCTCACGGCCATGTTGCAGCGGCGCTCGGGACGATCCGCAGAATTGCACTGGATCGGCTGATTTTAAGCACGACGAAGGATGAGGCATCGCGACGCCATTACGATCTGGTGGTAGCCATGATCGTTGATCGGTTGATTGCGCCACGCTCGAAGCTTGGCTTTGTACGGGCGGTGGATCAGGAGACGGCAATCTCCAGCCTCGGATCGGTTCTGCGCCTGGGCAAGGTGAAGGAGCGCGAGGCCTATGAGGCGCTCGATTGGCTGGTCGAGCGCCAGGCGCGGATCGAGACCGGCTTGGCGCGGCGACATCTCCAGGACGGCGTGCTGGTGCTCTACGACGTCAGCTCGTCCTACTTTGAGGGCCGCTGCTGTCCGCTGGCGCGCTATGGCCATAGCCGCGATCACCGGGGCGACCGGCCGCAGATTGTCTACGGGCTGCTCTGTACGCGTGAGGGGCTGCCGATTGCGGTTGAAGTCTTCGACGGCAACACGGCCGATCCGAAGACGCTGAGTTCTCAAGTCCAAAAGATCAAGGATCGCTTCGGGATCAGCCGTATGGTGTTGGTCGGGGATCGGGGAATGATCACCTCGGCACGCATCCGCGATGATCTCAAGCCGGCGGGCGTCGATTGGATCACCTGCCTGCGCGCGCCGGCGATCCAGGCTTTGGCGGCGGAGAACGGGCCGCTGCAGCTGTCGCTGTTCGATGACCGCGATCTCGCCGAAATCAGCGCCCCTGACCTGTTCCCAGGCGAGCGGCTGATCGTCTGTCGCAATCGCGATCTGGCAGCCGAACGAGCGCGCAAACGCGAGGATCTGCTGGCCGCGACCGAGCACGAACTTGCCCGCGTTCAAGCGCAGGTCCAGCGCAAACACTCTGCGTTGCGCAGTTCCGCCCAGATCGGCATCGCGGTTGGTGCGGTTTTGGACCGCAAGAAGATGGCCAAGCACTTCGACGTCGAAGTGGCCGATGGCTATCTCTCATGGCAGCGACGGATCGAGCAGATCGAGGAAGAGGCTCGCCTCGACGGCATCTACGTCATCCGAACCAGCATACCCGCTGGGCATCTCGACGCTGCAGAGGCGGTTCAGGCCTACAAGGACCTGTCGCGAGTCGAACGCAGCTTCCGGTCCATGAAAACCATCGATCTCGAAATACGGCCGATCCGCCACTGGACGGCACAGCACGTGCGGGCCCATGTCTTCCTGTGCATGCTGGCCTATCACGTCGAATGGCACCTGCGAGAAGCCTTGGCGCCGCTGTTGTTCCACGACACCGACCTTGAGGCCGCCCGGGGAGAACGGACCTCTCCCGTCGCCAAGACCGAACCATCTGAGGCGGCGAAGGCCAAGAAGGCAACAAAGCGATCAGCCGACGGCCATCACGTCATGAGCTTCGATGCGCTCATCGCCCATCTCGGCACGCTGGTCCGAAACACGATGCGCGTGCCCCTTCACACCAAGCATCGCTTCATGCTCCATTCCACACCAACCTCCGTCCAGGAGGCCGCGTTCAAGCTGCTCGATCTTGACCCGCTGCGTGTCCAGTAATTGAAAACACCGACCGTCAACTTATCGAGTCGGATCAATCCCTTGCACACTTCCCAAGCGAAAACTTCGGCCTAGTCTAGTGGGGCAGCAGAGCCGGCGGTAGGCGCCTTGGCCGAGACACAGGAACGGCGGCAAGAAGCGCGCAGCTGTGCCGGCATTCTCGACGAAGAGCTCGAGCGTGAGCGGCTGCGCCGCGTGCCGGCGTTGGGAATCCTCCCGCCGCATCCGTAAACCGTGAGGTGCAGTTGGCCGGCTCGGCCCGATCATCCGCCATTCAATGCAGAATCCCAAACGCTTGAGACAGTTCACCATCGCCTGCGTGTCCTCGCTCCAGAGAGCACCGCGTAGGACGACGGGATTGCTCGCAAGAGCGGCCAGAATCAAGGCACGATTGGTGAGGCTCTTCGAGCCCGGCAGGACGACGGTTGCATCGGTCCGACGACTCAGGGGGACAATTTCGATGAGGTCCGGCAGCATGTCCGAGAACTATGCGTCGCGCGCGCCCCGCTTCCGCAACGGGTCAAAAGCGGCGGTCGCAGCAAGCGCGGCTCGGCGTCCGGTCTACCAGCGACAGCCGACATCACGATGGCTTAAGCGCTCTTTGGCTTTGGGCACAGGGACTTATGGACTGGACAAATTGCGAGTTGAATGCAGCGCCCACGTTCATCGCGCTCTCGTGCCGGTGGAGGAGCCGTTCACAGGATCAAAACCTTACATCGGCCTATGACTTGTTCGATCGCTTCGTTTCGAAAACGGGTTCAGAGTGGGAAAGCAGGAAAGACTTCGAAACGAAATGTCAGGCAGCACGTTGCCATTCTCCCCGTCACCGGTGCCATAGGGCCGGTTTAGAAGGAAGTCTCGGTTGCCGAGAGCTGCCTCGGGTGTTGGAGTATTTTTCGTCGGCGAGCTACTTCTCTCCCGCCTTTTGTTTCAGGCTCATGCACGTGATGAACCGTATTGGGTCAGCGTCAGCCGCGGCGTAAATGGTGCAAGGTAATTTCCGGCGGGCAATTGAGGCGCACGGGAACGACGCTCGAGCCGGCACCAACGGAAGTATAGCCGGTCATATCTCTGTACTGCCAAGGCCCAGCCCCCATCCGTCTTGGCAGTACCGCCTCAAGCTTGATGGGAATGGATCTGGGGAGACAAATCTGACCGCCGTGGGTGTGTCCGCTCAGCATCAGATCAAAGTTGGCATGGGCAGCCTGATGATAGACCTCCGGTGTGTGAGACAACAAGATCGAGAACTCACCGCGGGGTATCGAGAGAGCGGCTTTTTCGATGTTGTCCACTCTGAAGAAATGTGCATCGTCGATTCCCGCCAGATAGATCCGTTGGTCCTTGCGAACGATTGTTTCGCATTCATTGAGCAGCACGCGAATGCCCATGGCTTCGAGCCCGGGAACCATCTGAATCGTATCGTGGTTGCCGAGCACGGCATAGATTGGCTGTTTCAGATGAGTTGCCACTCGCGCGACACCATCCAGCGCGGGCTGGAACGGCCCAACAGTCCGACCCCGATAATCGCCAGTTAGGACACACACATCGTACTGCATGCTGCCAACCAGCTCGATGAGTCTGTTCATGGCAACTTCATTCATATCCACGTGAAGGTCGCTAACGTGGAGAATGGTGAAGCCCTCAAAGAGGGGCGGTAATGTCTTGAACCTCATTTCGTTTCGTTTGACGAGAATGCGTTCTGCATTCTGTCGTGCACGCCAGTAGAGCCCTGTTGCCTTCAGAACATTTCGAATGATCCACTCGGCCCAAGATGAGTTTTCAAGGTGAAAAAATGTGAGGCCCTGGCCAAATACCTGAGCTTCGTGATCTCTCTCAACCCCCAATCGCTGCCGGGCATGGAGCGGCCCGAGACGGATCTCGAGTTTGCGCAGAATGTCTTCGTCCACCAGCTAGTCCTTTTGAACGGCCTTCGGGTAGATATAGCGTATTCTCATGAGGCCAAGGTCAACCCGACAGTGGCTAATTCCCAGGCTTCCACTGAATGTCGCCTTGGGTCATTTGGCTCGCGCACTGCAACAAACTGCATCGCTATTCGATCACGTCGGCGCAGCCGAACAGCGACAGCGACTTCAGGTTGATGGATGAGCTCGACCGTGGTGCTTTGGATGACCGGCGCAAGGCGTTCCACTGAAAGGCGCTCACAATAGTCAATAGACGATCGAACTAACGTCGGATGCAACGTCTCCCTCCGGCGAGGGCCGCCTTGCACGCGGTTGTCCAGGCTCGGTGAGGACATCACCGAGACGCTGGAGGTGATCCCGAAATCCTGGAAGGTGATCCAGCACGTCCGTGAGAAGTTTACTTGCCGTGATTGCGAGAAGATCAGCCAGGCCCCGGCGCCGTTCCATGTGCTTGCCCGCGGCTGGGCGGGGCCAAGCCTGCTGGCGATGGTGCTGTTCGAGAAGTTTGGTCAACATCAGCCGCTGAACCGGCAAGCAGAGCGCTATGCCAAGGAGGGTGTGCCGATCAGTCTGTCGACCCTGGCCGACCAAGTCGGCGGCTGCACGGCGGCGCTGGCACCTTTGTTCAAGCGCCTCGAGGCCTATGTGCTGAGCGCCGAGCGATTGCACGGGGACGACACCACGGGTCCCGGTCCTGGCCAAAGGCAAGACCGATACCGGCCGGATCTGGGTCTATCTGCGCGACGACAAGCCTTTTGGCGGGCCGGCCCCGCCGGGGGCGGTGTTCTATTACTCGCGCGATCGCGCCGGCGAGCATCCCCAGGCGCATCTGGCCAACTACAGTGGAATCTTCCAGGCCGATGCCTATGGCGGCTATGGCAGGCTTTACGAACCGGGCCGCAACGCAGGTCCGATCCTGGAAGCCGCGTGCTGGGTCCATGCCCGGCGGCCGTTCTTCGTGATGGCTGATCTGGCCGAGAACGCGCGTCGCAAGGCTCAGGGCAAGAAGCCGGCAGTGATCTCGCCGCTGGCGCTGGAAACAGTCCGCCGGATCGACGCCTTGTTCGAGATCGAGCGGACCATCAACGGTCAGAGCGCCGAAAGGCGCCAGGCAGT
Coding sequences:
- a CDS encoding ABC transporter permease subunit, whose amino-acid sequence is MSFDAIITGRTSGGRLLFTAITALSLAIMYAPVLYLLLASLNPDVQLGLVPPSRYSLKWYFALLDDGRLAGALKESVLVGLATAALATPIGLSAALAYRTMTRLRGVFLLVILSAMFVPGTIEGLGLSATLRVVGLAPSWATIAIGHLLWTLPFVAVVSLIGLLAVRPSTIAAARDLGAGPIRTFVDITLPLMRTNLISSFVFAFLLSLNEQARAYYLAGRQNTLPLYMFGAMNSGASPTIYAFSGAIIVISVAVVVLVFAGLVRSLRLV
- a CDS encoding IS1634 family transposase produces the protein MFIETIPNRGSPPAVLLREAYRDEHGRAQKRTLANLSKLPVDLIGGLKALLKGGTVIGTGPDEIQIERSLPHGHVAAALGTIRRIALDRLILSTTKDEASRRHYDLVVAMIVDRLIAPRSKLGFVRAVDQETAISSLGSVLRLGKVKEREAYEALDWLVERQARIETGLARRHLQDGVLVLYDVSSSYFEGRCCPLARYGHSRDHRGDRPQIVYGLLCTREGLPIAVEVFDGNTADPKTLSSQVQKIKDRFGISRMVLVGDRGMITSARIRDDLKPAGVDWITCLRAPAIQALAAENGPLQLSLFDDRDLAEISAPDLFPGERLIVCRNRDLAAERARKREDLLAATEHELARVQAQVQRKHSALRSSAQIGIAVGAVLDRKKMAKHFDVEVADGYLSWQRRIEQIEEEARLDGIYVIRTSIPAGHLDAAEAVQAYKDLSRVERSFRSMKTIDLEIRPIRHWTAQHVRAHVFLCMLAYHVEWHLREALAPLLFHDTDLEAARGERTSPVAKTEPSEAAKAKKATKRSADGHHVMSFDALIAHLGTLVRNTMRVPLHTKHRFMLHSTPTSVQEAAFKLLDLDPLRVQ
- a CDS encoding metallophosphoesterase, with the translated sequence MDEDILRKLEIRLGPLHARQRLGVERDHEAQVFGQGLTFFHLENSSWAEWIIRNVLKATGLYWRARQNAERILVKRNEMRFKTLPPLFEGFTILHVSDLHVDMNEVAMNRLIELVGSMQYDVCVLTGDYRGRTVGPFQPALDGVARVATHLKQPIYAVLGNHDTIQMVPGLEAMGIRVLLNECETIVRKDQRIYLAGIDDAHFFRVDNIEKAALSIPRGEFSILLSHTPEVYHQAAHANFDLMLSGHTHGGQICLPRSIPIKLEAVLPRRMGAGPWQYRDMTGYTSVGAGSSVVPVRLNCPPEITLHHLRRG